The following are encoded together in the Bradymonas sediminis genome:
- the cdd gene encoding cytidine deaminase, whose translation MADRQNSTSQISEQTWDALYKAAAEARERAYAPYSEFLVGAALLMESGDIYAGGNVENASYGATICAERSAICSAVAGGARRASALLVITDTEQPAAPCGICRQVLSEFSDDLPIMMANTQGQRVPTSLDALLPFRFGKADLDK comes from the coding sequence ATGGCTGATCGACAGAATTCGACCTCGCAGATCTCCGAGCAAACCTGGGATGCGCTGTATAAGGCAGCGGCCGAGGCGCGCGAGCGGGCGTATGCGCCCTACTCAGAATTTTTGGTTGGCGCGGCACTTTTGATGGAATCCGGCGATATTTACGCCGGCGGGAATGTCGAAAACGCGTCTTATGGGGCGACGATATGTGCCGAGCGCAGCGCGATATGCAGCGCCGTGGCCGGGGGCGCGCGCCGGGCGAGCGCGTTGCTCGTCATTACCGACACCGAACAGCCCGCGGCGCCCTGCGGGATCTGCCGCCAGGTGCTCTCCGAGTTCTCCGATGATTTGCCCATTATGATGGCGAATACGCAGGGGCAGCGTGTGCCTACGAGTCTGGACGCGCTGTTGCCATTTCGCTTCGGGAAAGCTGACCTCGATAAATAA
- a CDS encoding purine-nucleoside phosphorylase — MAGTNEMSLYEQVKGTVEWLQERIPGVPEVAMILGSGLGALVDEFEDAISLDYSQIPGFSESAVQGHAGKLVYGRLSGKNVIAMAGRVHYYEGWTLDEVTFPVRTFALWGIKRLLVTNSAGGANPEYTPGELMVISDHLNLTGVHPLRGENDERFGTRFPDMSYAYDPEFRAVILKAGEELGLSLRTGVYAGMSGPSYETPAEIRMIQTLGGDAVGMSTVPEVIVANHGGMQVGGISCITNLAAGLGTERLNHDEVKETADRVRGEFTSLVRKTIEIL; from the coding sequence ATGGCTGGAACGAACGAAATGTCGCTGTACGAGCAGGTTAAAGGCACCGTGGAATGGCTTCAGGAGCGCATTCCCGGCGTGCCGGAAGTCGCCATGATCCTGGGCAGCGGCCTGGGCGCATTGGTGGACGAGTTTGAGGACGCGATCTCGCTGGATTACTCGCAGATTCCGGGCTTCTCGGAGTCCGCGGTTCAGGGGCACGCGGGCAAGTTGGTGTACGGGCGTCTGTCGGGCAAGAACGTCATCGCCATGGCCGGGCGCGTTCACTATTACGAGGGTTGGACGCTCGACGAGGTGACCTTCCCGGTGCGCACCTTCGCGCTGTGGGGCATCAAGCGCCTGCTGGTGACCAACTCGGCCGGTGGCGCAAACCCCGAGTATACCCCGGGTGAGTTGATGGTTATCAGCGACCACCTCAACCTCACCGGCGTGCATCCGCTGCGCGGCGAAAACGACGAGCGCTTCGGCACCCGCTTCCCGGATATGAGCTACGCGTATGACCCGGAGTTCCGCGCGGTGATCCTCAAGGCCGGTGAAGAACTCGGCCTGAGCCTTCGCACGGGCGTCTACGCTGGCATGTCGGGCCCGAGCTATGAGACGCCTGCCGAGATTCGCATGATTCAGACGCTCGGCGGCGACGCGGTCGGCATGTCGACGGTGCCGGAGGTGATCGTTGCGAATCACGGCGGCATGCAGGTCGGCGGCATCAGCTGCATCACCAACCTGGCCGCAGGACTTGGTACCGAGCGCTTGAACCACGACGAGGTCAAGGAAACCGCAGACCGCGTGCGCGGTGAGTTCACCTCGCTGGTGCGAAAGACCATCGAAATTCTATAA
- a CDS encoding serine/threonine-protein kinase has translation MTTRPTLANRGCNASPAQDAPRSLVGRVLDGRYRLDDVLSTGGMGIVFKATQLSVNRQIAVKILRPALAEQTDLVRRFSQEIEVVASLAHPNIVGMIDAGRDPGGLTYLAMEFFEGVTFREGLKSGEMSLPEILDVFVQTCEALMEAHAAGIIHRDLKFDNIMLGRHRDGRLHVKILDFGVAKLLSRDTHLTRNGEVPGTPGIIAPELIDEKPPTGQSDLYSLGVMLYTALSGAAPFRGDNDLELMRAHKLEPVPSLEGRVSNTVTPELLALTCEMLEKAPEDRPRGASDVRDRLVRVAQGLRHDGITYPYNPEVDAKPTLQWAGKAGLYESDGEPDDLSMMRERGLARPRPSQRGPVERFVRAFFGEVPVVAPMTVVFILSLLLFVLILTIIYLLTHGFGIV, from the coding sequence ATGACCACGCGCCCCACATTGGCCAATCGAGGATGCAACGCCAGCCCGGCGCAGGACGCGCCGCGCAGTCTGGTTGGGCGCGTGCTCGACGGGCGATATCGCCTCGACGACGTGCTAAGCACCGGCGGCATGGGGATCGTTTTTAAGGCGACGCAGCTCAGCGTAAACCGCCAGATCGCGGTCAAGATTCTGCGCCCGGCGCTGGCCGAGCAGACCGATTTGGTGCGCCGGTTCAGCCAGGAGATCGAGGTGGTGGCGTCGCTTGCCCACCCCAATATCGTCGGCATGATAGACGCCGGGCGCGACCCCGGCGGGCTGACCTATCTGGCGATGGAGTTCTTCGAGGGGGTGACCTTTCGGGAGGGCTTGAAGTCGGGAGAGATGAGCCTGCCCGAGATTCTCGACGTCTTCGTGCAGACCTGCGAGGCGCTGATGGAGGCGCACGCCGCGGGCATTATCCATCGGGATTTGAAATTCGATAATATCATGTTGGGGCGGCACCGGGACGGGCGTTTGCACGTCAAGATCTTGGACTTTGGCGTGGCGAAGTTGCTGTCGCGCGACACGCACTTGACCCGCAACGGGGAGGTCCCCGGGACCCCGGGCATCATCGCGCCGGAGCTTATCGACGAGAAGCCGCCGACCGGCCAGAGCGATTTATATAGCCTCGGGGTGATGCTCTATACCGCGTTGAGCGGGGCGGCGCCGTTTCGCGGGGACAATGACCTGGAGCTGATGCGCGCCCACAAGCTTGAGCCGGTGCCGTCGCTGGAGGGGCGCGTGAGCAATACGGTCACGCCGGAGTTGCTCGCGTTGACCTGCGAGATGCTCGAGAAGGCGCCCGAGGACCGCCCCAGGGGGGCCAGTGATGTGCGTGACCGGTTGGTGCGGGTGGCGCAGGGGCTGCGCCACGACGGCATCACCTATCCCTATAACCCCGAGGTGGACGCCAAACCCACGCTCCAATGGGCAGGCAAGGCCGGGCTCTATGAGTCCGACGGCGAGCCCGATGACCTGTCGATGATGCGCGAGCGCGGCCTGGCGCGGCCTCGGCCGTCGCAGCGTGGTCCGGTGGAGCGCTTCGTGCGCGCGTTTTTCGGCGAGGTGCCCGTCGTTGCCCCGATGACGGTGGTGTTTATCCTCTCGCTGCTGCTCTTCGTGCTGATTTTAACGATTATTTATCTGCTGACCCACGGCTTTGGTATCGTCTGA
- the hutI gene encoding imidazolonepropionase, with translation MEDSTYFIHARQLLTMPEEVASLRAYDPRASAAELEAREREIVGAIDDAGISVVDGEIKWFGPWAERPKQADSGNVSVIEVDLATPGWVDCHTHAVFAGERADEFVMRNAGKPYVEILEAGGGILNSVDHLRRTPTRDLADLLVKRVFESVRVGVTALEIKSGYGLTVSDELKSLKAIKMAADMELPCELIPCFLGAHAVPREFRDRPDAYVDLVCNEMIPQVAEQKLAAYCDVFCDRGAFTVAQARRVLEAGKAHGLIPRIHADELTDAGAAQLAADIGASSADHLEFTPDSAIAAMAEAGVVGVLMPAVNLFLGTTGHLAPARKLLNAGCEVAVASDFNPGSAMTQDLGMMLTLACTLYKMTPAEALRSVTIGGAKALRRDDIGRIRVGHRANLTLLAAPSMSYVPYHFGTNHVAGVIQDGQFAYWTDKIEI, from the coding sequence ATGGAAGACAGCACCTATTTTATTCATGCACGTCAGTTACTTACGATGCCTGAGGAGGTCGCGTCGCTTCGCGCCTATGATCCGCGCGCGTCGGCGGCCGAGTTGGAGGCGCGTGAGCGCGAGATCGTCGGGGCGATCGACGACGCCGGGATCTCGGTGGTGGACGGCGAAATCAAGTGGTTTGGCCCCTGGGCTGAGCGCCCCAAGCAGGCCGATTCGGGCAATGTCTCGGTGATCGAGGTCGACCTGGCGACGCCCGGTTGGGTGGATTGTCACACCCACGCGGTGTTCGCCGGCGAGCGCGCCGACGAGTTCGTGATGCGCAACGCGGGCAAGCCCTATGTCGAGATTCTGGAGGCCGGCGGCGGCATCTTAAATTCGGTCGACCACCTGCGCCGAACCCCGACGCGCGACCTGGCCGATCTGCTGGTGAAGCGGGTCTTTGAGTCGGTGCGGGTGGGCGTGACGGCGCTCGAGATCAAGAGCGGCTACGGGCTGACGGTGTCGGATGAGCTGAAGTCGCTTAAGGCGATTAAGATGGCCGCCGACATGGAGCTTCCCTGCGAGCTGATCCCGTGCTTTTTAGGGGCGCACGCGGTGCCGCGCGAGTTCCGAGACCGCCCGGATGCCTACGTCGATCTGGTGTGCAATGAGATGATCCCGCAGGTCGCCGAGCAGAAATTGGCGGCGTATTGCGACGTGTTCTGCGACCGCGGCGCCTTCACGGTCGCCCAGGCGCGGCGGGTGCTTGAGGCGGGCAAGGCGCACGGGCTGATCCCGCGCATCCACGCCGACGAGCTGACGGACGCCGGCGCGGCGCAGCTCGCCGCCGACATCGGCGCGTCGAGCGCGGACCATCTGGAGTTCACGCCGGATTCGGCGATCGCCGCGATGGCCGAGGCGGGCGTGGTCGGCGTGTTAATGCCCGCGGTGAACCTGTTTTTGGGAACCACCGGGCATCTGGCGCCGGCCAGGAAGCTGCTCAACGCGGGCTGCGAGGTCGCGGTCGCCAGTGACTTCAACCCGGGCAGCGCGATGACCCAGGACCTGGGGATGATGCTCACGCTGGCGTGCACGCTGTATAAGATGACGCCGGCTGAGGCGCTGCGGTCGGTGACGATCGGCGGGGCGAAGGCGCTTCGTCGCGACGATATTGGGCGCATTCGCGTGGGCCATCGCGCCAACCTTACCCTGCTCGCCGCGCCCTCAATGAGCTATGTGCCCTATCATTTCGGCACGAACCATGTCGCCGGGGTGATCCAGGACGGCCAATTCGCGTATTGGACCGATAAGATCGAGATCTAA
- the lpdA gene encoding dihydrolipoyl dehydrogenase produces MSEYDVVVIGSGPGGYVAAIRAGQLGLKTAIVEREPTERLGGTCLLRGCIPTKAMLHTADLVSEARHAEDFGVSVGKAEVNMEKMDEYRSRVIQKNAGGVKYLMKKNKVDVLFGHGRIAGKNKITVEGQDGKVTTVTTKHCVLATGSACLHLPFIKMDHERVIDSDDLLAMKDIPEHLVVIGAGAVGSEFASVFLRYGSEVTLIEMVDRLLPIEDREVSAEIEKSFKKQGMNVMTSSKVTEVKSDAKGVEIVVESSVDGKTASKTIKASHLLVATGRRAVTDDCGIDKTNIELEERGFVPVSEYMQTSEDWVYAIGDIVNTPALAHVASHEAVLAVNHLAGEEAHPINYEHVPNCTYASPEVASVGLTEEMARERGYDVRVGVFPFSAVGKAAILGQTEGFVKIVSETKYDEFLGLHIIGPRATELIAEGAVALELESTVAEILHTIHPHPTLSEAVGEAAHALYGAPIHI; encoded by the coding sequence GTGAGTGAGTACGATGTAGTGGTAATAGGCAGTGGTCCTGGCGGTTATGTCGCGGCGATTCGTGCGGGACAATTGGGCCTGAAGACGGCGATTGTGGAGCGCGAGCCGACCGAGCGCCTGGGCGGCACCTGCTTGCTGCGCGGGTGTATCCCGACCAAGGCGATGCTGCACACCGCGGACCTGGTGTCTGAGGCGCGCCACGCCGAGGACTTCGGCGTATCGGTGGGCAAAGCCGAAGTCAATATGGAGAAGATGGACGAATATCGCTCGCGCGTGATCCAGAAAAACGCGGGCGGCGTCAAATATTTGATGAAGAAGAATAAGGTCGACGTCCTCTTTGGGCACGGTCGTATCGCGGGAAAAAATAAGATCACGGTCGAGGGTCAAGACGGCAAGGTCACCACGGTGACGACCAAGCACTGCGTGCTGGCGACCGGCAGCGCGTGCCTGCACCTGCCGTTTATCAAGATGGACCACGAGCGCGTCATTGACTCCGACGACCTGCTGGCGATGAAGGATATCCCGGAGCACCTGGTCGTCATCGGCGCGGGCGCGGTGGGCAGTGAGTTCGCCAGCGTGTTCCTTCGCTACGGCTCCGAGGTCACCCTGATCGAGATGGTCGACCGCCTGCTGCCGATCGAGGACCGCGAGGTCTCCGCCGAGATCGAGAAGTCCTTCAAGAAGCAGGGCATGAACGTCATGACCTCCTCGAAGGTCACCGAGGTCAAGAGCGACGCCAAGGGCGTCGAGATCGTCGTGGAGAGCAGCGTCGACGGGAAGACCGCGTCGAAGACCATCAAGGCGTCGCATCTTCTGGTGGCCACCGGGCGGCGCGCGGTCACCGACGATTGCGGCATCGACAAGACCAATATCGAGCTCGAAGAGCGCGGGTTCGTGCCGGTCAGCGAGTATATGCAGACCTCCGAGGACTGGGTTTACGCCATCGGCGATATCGTCAACACCCCGGCGCTGGCGCATGTCGCCTCGCACGAGGCGGTGCTGGCGGTGAACCACCTGGCCGGAGAAGAGGCGCACCCGATCAATTATGAGCATGTGCCCAATTGCACCTACGCCTCGCCGGAGGTTGCGTCGGTGGGGCTGACCGAAGAGATGGCGCGCGAGCGTGGCTACGATGTGCGCGTGGGCGTGTTCCCGTTCTCGGCGGTCGGCAAGGCCGCGATCCTCGGGCAGACCGAGGGCTTCGTGAAGATCGTCAGCGAGACGAAATACGACGAGTTCCTGGGCTTGCATATCATCGGGCCGCGCGCCACCGAGTTGATCGCCGAGGGCGCGGTCGCGCTGGAGTTGGAGTCGACGGTGGCCGAGATTCTGCACACGATTCACCCGCACCCGACGCTGTCCGAGGCGGTCGGTGAGGCCGCGCACGCGCTCTACGGCGCGCCGATTCATATCTGA
- a CDS encoding NTP transferase domain-containing protein, protein MRAIIIAAGLGSRLEHHTEERPKCMVEVGGRSILSYQLEALGQNGVHDIHIVRGYLAERLRVEGATYHENANFRQNNILASLFCAEEAIEGPLFSCYSDIVYTPEVVKKAVDSPHDIALVVDRQWHLAYQGRHDHPVDQAELVEVDGERVTSVGKRVGKENAVGEFIGLAKYSARGAQLMREVWRDVRAKFGDEDPFQAAEKFRKAYLTDLFEEMIARGIDIGWVPIDGGWREIDTVEDLERVRSEWVD, encoded by the coding sequence ATGCGCGCAATTATCATCGCTGCCGGTCTGGGCAGTCGTCTGGAGCATCACACCGAAGAGCGTCCCAAATGCATGGTCGAGGTCGGCGGCCGCTCGATCCTGAGCTACCAGCTCGAAGCCCTGGGCCAAAACGGCGTGCACGACATTCACATCGTGCGCGGCTACCTGGCCGAGCGGCTGCGCGTCGAGGGAGCGACCTACCACGAAAACGCCAACTTCCGCCAAAATAATATCCTCGCCTCGCTCTTTTGCGCCGAAGAGGCCATCGAAGGCCCGCTGTTCAGCTGCTACTCGGATATCGTCTACACCCCGGAAGTGGTCAAAAAGGCCGTCGATTCCCCGCACGATATCGCGCTGGTCGTCGACCGCCAGTGGCACCTGGCCTACCAGGGCCGCCACGACCACCCGGTCGACCAGGCCGAATTGGTCGAGGTCGACGGCGAGCGCGTCACAAGCGTCGGAAAACGCGTGGGCAAAGAGAACGCGGTCGGTGAATTTATCGGCCTGGCCAAATACTCCGCGCGCGGCGCGCAACTGATGCGCGAGGTCTGGCGCGACGTGCGCGCCAAATTCGGCGACGAGGACCCCTTTCAGGCCGCCGAGAAATTCCGCAAAGCCTACCTCACCGACCTCTTCGAGGAGATGATCGCCCGGGGCATCGACATCGGATGGGTTCCGATTGACGGCGGCTGGCGCGAGATCGACACGGTCGAAGACCTCGAGCGCGTGCGCAGCGAGTGGGTGGACTAA
- a CDS encoding chalcone isomerase family protein: protein MKRWLSALALLAVTAGFTANASAAECEGVKFPDTVTVDGQKLVLNGLGMREATIFNVDVYVAGIYVTQKSKSSKELLDTSKPIKFVMKFVRDVDKSDVAGAYKESFEKAPKATQKKLKPEFDKLLSWMSGIKKGQEMEYTYTPGKGMEVKVKGKVKGVIKGADTTQFFLNIWLGPKPPNKGLKAGLLGGKCG from the coding sequence ATGAAACGATGGCTCTCAGCACTTGCTCTACTCGCCGTAACCGCCGGTTTTACCGCCAACGCCTCGGCCGCCGAATGCGAAGGCGTTAAATTCCCCGACACCGTCACCGTGGACGGCCAAAAACTGGTCCTCAACGGCCTGGGAATGCGCGAAGCGACCATCTTCAACGTCGACGTCTACGTCGCCGGGATCTACGTCACGCAGAAATCCAAGAGCTCCAAGGAACTCCTGGACACCAGCAAGCCCATCAAATTCGTCATGAAATTTGTGCGCGACGTCGACAAAAGTGACGTCGCCGGCGCCTACAAAGAGAGCTTCGAGAAAGCCCCCAAGGCCACCCAGAAAAAGCTCAAGCCCGAATTTGACAAGCTCCTGAGCTGGATGAGCGGCATCAAAAAAGGCCAGGAGATGGAATATACCTACACCCCGGGCAAAGGCATGGAGGTCAAGGTCAAGGGCAAGGTCAAAGGCGTCATCAAAGGGGCCGACACGACCCAATTCTTCCTCAATATCTGGCTCGGACCGAAGCCCCCGAACAAGGGCCTCAAAGCCGGTCTTCTCGGCGGAAAATGCGGCTAA
- a CDS encoding acyl-CoA desaturase, which produces MHYSGSAGEGKKPRILWFNALFLILTPLAALILTPLFIYHHGVHWAEPVAMVALWFLTGMGITAGYHRMFSHRAWWAPKPIRAILLVLGAAAWQNSAIAWCAGHRYHHKHIDTEDDPYSIEEGFLWAHMLWVMVEGKMHDDFDSAPDLLKDPMCQWQHKYYTAISLAFNIGVPLALGLLTGRVWGMLLWAGLIRIVVVHHFTFFINSAAHMWGSRPWNQDMSARDNGLLALFTFGEGYHNFHHSFPGDYRNGFRWYQFDPTKWTIGLLHKVGLAHDLRRSSIDRRLRKRCQTLRERYEAQMHEWSEGLREQVQAAEQSLDEALAEMRAKRAEWSRRAGEMQAHALEELEHARIDAERRALEAFRAWHNLIPAAARN; this is translated from the coding sequence ATGCATTATAGTGGCTCGGCAGGTGAGGGGAAAAAGCCCCGTATTCTGTGGTTTAACGCGCTCTTCTTGATTTTGACGCCGCTGGCGGCGCTGATCTTAACCCCGCTCTTTATCTATCATCACGGCGTGCATTGGGCGGAGCCGGTGGCGATGGTGGCGCTGTGGTTTTTGACCGGCATGGGCATCACCGCCGGCTATCACCGCATGTTTAGCCACCGGGCGTGGTGGGCGCCGAAACCGATCCGGGCGATCCTGCTCGTGCTGGGGGCCGCGGCCTGGCAAAATAGCGCCATCGCCTGGTGCGCCGGGCATCGCTATCACCACAAACATATCGACACCGAGGACGACCCCTATAGCATCGAGGAGGGGTTTTTGTGGGCGCATATGCTCTGGGTGATGGTCGAAGGCAAGATGCACGACGACTTCGACAGCGCGCCGGACCTGCTCAAAGACCCGATGTGTCAGTGGCAGCATAAATATTATACGGCGATCAGCCTGGCCTTTAATATCGGCGTGCCGCTGGCGCTCGGGCTTTTGACCGGGCGTGTCTGGGGGATGCTGCTGTGGGCGGGGCTTATTCGCATCGTGGTGGTCCACCACTTCACCTTCTTCATCAACTCGGCGGCGCATATGTGGGGAAGCCGTCCGTGGAACCAGGATATGAGCGCGCGCGACAACGGCCTGCTCGCCCTGTTCACCTTCGGGGAGGGGTATCATAACTTCCATCACAGCTTCCCGGGCGACTATCGCAACGGGTTTCGCTGGTACCAATTTGACCCGACCAAGTGGACCATTGGCCTGCTGCATAAGGTCGGTTTGGCGCATGATTTGCGCCGCAGCAGCATCGATCGCCGCCTGCGCAAGCGCTGCCAGACGCTGCGTGAGCGCTACGAGGCGCAGATGCACGAATGGAGCGAGGGGCTGCGCGAGCAGGTGCAAGCCGCCGAGCAGAGCCTGGACGAGGCGCTGGCCGAGATGCGCGCCAAGCGCGCGGAGTGGTCGCGCCGCGCCGGCGAGATGCAGGCGCACGCGCTGGAGGAGTTGGAGCACGCGCGCATCGACGCCGAGCGTCGCGCGCTCGAGGCGTTCCGCGCCTGGCATAATCTGATCCCGGCGGCCGCGCGGAACTAA
- a CDS encoding SCO family protein yields MSASTEKMTTRWESSKVLKVGGLLLVFAGLVGLGWARSAPWRSAATQADSPAPEHQLRGIHFSPPRAAPALVAVDDSAKPFSLARQPHPLAMVFFGYVGCTDVCPTNLKKFEKIQQILGPEADQVQFVFVTIDPASEPPAKMKEYLSYYKGEIIGVTSETPDGLDEAYESWKIVRNRVELEKPVNGLTYKYDHTGQIFLVQNGDKIPVSYPYGTSTETMAEDLQALLADPALGTRLPEIGEVKDVSIPAGSYRRAAQMKPTLPAYIRVKVGEGIRWTNNDYMYHFVGDISLAPGASATQVFDKAGDLYLGCTALPDEVIRISVQEDGGDAI; encoded by the coding sequence ATGAGTGCATCGACTGAGAAAATGACAACGCGATGGGAGAGCTCGAAGGTGCTTAAGGTCGGTGGGCTGCTGCTGGTGTTCGCCGGGTTGGTCGGGCTGGGGTGGGCGCGCAGCGCGCCCTGGCGCAGCGCGGCGACGCAGGCCGACTCGCCGGCCCCCGAGCATCAATTGCGCGGCATTCACTTTTCGCCGCCGCGCGCGGCGCCCGCGCTGGTCGCCGTCGATGATAGCGCCAAGCCCTTTAGCCTGGCGCGCCAGCCGCATCCGCTGGCGATGGTGTTCTTCGGCTATGTCGGCTGCACCGATGTGTGCCCGACGAACCTGAAGAAATTCGAGAAGATTCAGCAGATCCTGGGCCCGGAGGCCGACCAGGTGCAATTTGTGTTCGTGACGATCGACCCGGCCAGCGAGCCGCCGGCGAAGATGAAGGAGTATCTGTCGTATTATAAGGGCGAGATCATCGGCGTGACCTCGGAGACCCCCGACGGGCTCGATGAGGCCTATGAGAGTTGGAAGATCGTGCGCAACCGGGTCGAGTTGGAGAAGCCGGTCAACGGGTTGACGTATAAATACGACCATACCGGCCAGATCTTCTTGGTCCAAAACGGCGACAAGATCCCGGTCTCTTACCCCTACGGCACCTCGACCGAGACGATGGCCGAGGACCTGCAGGCGCTGCTGGCCGACCCGGCGCTCGGCACGCGTTTGCCCGAAATTGGCGAGGTGAAGGATGTGTCGATTCCGGCGGGGTCGTATCGGCGCGCGGCGCAGATGAAGCCGACGCTTCCGGCCTATATTCGGGTCAAAGTTGGCGAGGGGATTCGCTGGACGAATAACGATTATATGTATCATTTCGTGGGGGATATCTCGCTTGCCCCGGGGGCCTCGGCGACCCAGGTCTTTGATAAAGCCGGCGATCTTTATCTGGGGTGCACCGCGCTGCCCGACGAGGTGATTCGCATCTCGGTGCAAGAAGACGGGGGCGACGCGATTTAG
- the nirK gene encoding copper-containing nitrite reductase: MTVYETSIFAPMKRFPKHMIWVAMFLLLAAVGCQDNASSGDPAKSVAPVGAEVEYTLEAYMSGYRGVGGEIEGKINPALKANAGDTVTLKLINKENMAHDIALDGQDVRTETAMKIDEVVEVTFVAKESTDYFCSLPGHRQAGMQGKFIVEGVAPQVAQNAPAVAGGAGSQLFPKTGTPLKPILPVSTDEISLGADTVPAPIGKRAPETVEFVINTSEEIAELEDGTTYEMWTFDGKVPGPMLRVREGDNVVIHLDNAPSSKMVHSIDFHAVTGPGGGAAVLQAPPGERRSMSFKAMKAGLYVYHCATPHIATHLARGMYGMILVEPEEGLPEVDREYYVMQGEYYTTERLGTEGHQIEDANRMLEEMPTYIVFNGRVGALTESRAMKAKVGETVRMYFGVGGPNKVSSMHVIGEIFDRVYKEADLISPPARNIQTTLVPAGGAVMVEFEVDYPGTYILVDHSLSRADKGAVAILEVEGEADDTIFKSLDGIKPVH, encoded by the coding sequence ATGACCGTTTACGAGACCAGCATCTTTGCCCCGATGAAGCGCTTCCCCAAACATATGATTTGGGTTGCGATGTTCCTTCTGCTGGCAGCCGTGGGTTGCCAGGATAACGCCTCAAGCGGCGACCCGGCCAAATCGGTGGCGCCGGTGGGCGCGGAGGTTGAGTACACGCTCGAGGCCTATATGAGCGGCTACCGCGGGGTGGGCGGTGAGATCGAGGGGAAGATCAACCCGGCGCTCAAGGCCAACGCGGGCGACACGGTGACGCTGAAGTTGATCAATAAGGAGAATATGGCCCACGATATCGCCCTGGACGGGCAGGACGTGCGCACCGAGACGGCGATGAAGATCGACGAGGTCGTCGAGGTGACGTTCGTGGCCAAAGAGAGCACCGATTATTTCTGCTCGCTGCCCGGGCATCGTCAGGCGGGTATGCAGGGGAAATTCATCGTCGAGGGTGTCGCCCCGCAGGTCGCTCAGAACGCGCCGGCGGTGGCCGGGGGCGCCGGCTCGCAGCTCTTCCCGAAGACGGGCACGCCGCTCAAGCCCATCCTGCCGGTGTCGACCGACGAGATCAGCCTGGGCGCCGACACCGTGCCCGCGCCGATTGGAAAGCGCGCGCCTGAGACGGTGGAGTTCGTCATCAACACGAGCGAGGAGATCGCCGAGCTCGAGGACGGCACGACCTACGAGATGTGGACCTTTGACGGCAAGGTGCCCGGCCCGATGCTGCGGGTGCGAGAGGGTGATAACGTCGTGATTCACCTGGACAACGCCCCGTCGAGCAAGATGGTCCACAGCATCGACTTCCACGCGGTGACGGGACCTGGCGGCGGCGCCGCGGTCTTGCAGGCGCCTCCCGGCGAGCGCCGCTCGATGAGCTTCAAGGCGATGAAGGCGGGCCTCTATGTGTATCACTGCGCCACCCCGCATATCGCGACGCACCTGGCCCGCGGCATGTACGGCATGATCTTGGTCGAGCCGGAAGAAGGGCTGCCTGAAGTCGACCGCGAGTATTATGTGATGCAGGGCGAGTATTATACCACCGAGCGTCTGGGGACCGAGGGTCACCAGATCGAAGATGCCAACCGCATGCTCGAGGAAATGCCCACCTATATCGTGTTCAACGGCCGCGTCGGCGCCCTGACCGAGAGCCGCGCGATGAAGGCCAAAGTCGGCGAGACGGTGCGCATGTACTTCGGCGTGGGCGGCCCGAATAAAGTCAGCTCGATGCATGTCATCGGCGAAATCTTCGACCGGGTCTATAAAGAGGCCGACCTTATCAGCCCGCCGGCCCGCAACATTCAGACCACGCTTGTGCCCGCCGGTGGCGCCGTGATGGTGGAGTTCGAGGTCGACTACCCGGGAACCTATATCCTGGTCGACCACTCCTTAAGCCGCGCAGACAAAGGAGCCGTGGCGATATTGGAAGTCGAAGGCGAGGCCGACGACACCATCTTCAAGAGCCTCGATGGCATCAAGCCGGTGCACTAA